GCAAAAATGGAAGAAAAGAGTCATGACGTGTTTACTGATCAGCTAGTTGAAAACATTGCAAAAGAAACGCATGATGCCTCTTTCCGTGTCTATGTATGTGATGTGTATGGTTATCAAAAAAGTCCAAACTGGATTAAAAATGAAGATAAACAATGGACCCCTGATGAAACTACACGAGGGAAAAATTGGAGCTGGCGTACGTACTTTCTCGCCCATATTATGCAAATGAAGTATCGTAAATCAGGTGTGTTATCTGATAAATATCGAGATATAGAAACGAATGACCTCATCCGTACCTATTCGTATCCTTTAGGGGAGGAGCATTATATTTTTATCGATCTTGACCCTGTTTTTTTATTTGAGAACGATTGGCTTCTTTAAACTGTTGTTTATCACAGATAACCGTCCGTAAAACGCTCGCCTCAAAATACAGAGGCGTGATAACGGACGCTCATGTTCTGATTCACGCAACGACCAATCAGTGGGAGGAGAACGAAAACACCTACTGATTAAAGGTTCGTTTTATAGCGGAAAACGAGAGGGTATTCTATTATGGCGTCTATTTGGAAATTGAAAGGTATGTTGTTTTTTTTTCATGCTGCTATGACGATAATTGTCAGTTACCTACCTGTTTATTTTCAGTCGTTAGGGCTTAATGGGTCTGAGATAGGGATACTTCTTGCTGTTGGTCCGGCAGCAGCTATTGTGGCTCAGCCATTTTGGGGATTTATGAGTGACCGACGAAAAACAGTAAAACGGATTCTCATATTATGTTTAAGCAGTGCTTTTTTTGTTGGTTTCGTCTTTTTTCAGCTTGAAGAATTTTTCTTGCTATTTCCAGTTATGTTTGTGTTTTTTTCCTTCATGTCTCCAGCAGGGGGACTTGGTGACAGTTTATCTCAAAAAGTATCGGTTCAACGTGGTGTTTCTTTTGGTAGTATTCGTATGTGGGGGTCCCTTGGCTTCGGGTCTGCTTCTTTAGCAGGAGGCTATATATTAAGCTACATTGGGATTGCTAATATTTATTATGTCTTTGCGTCTTTTCTATTACTGGCTATTTTATTAACGTGTTTAGCACCAGATAGTGAACCGACGAAAAGGCCTGCTCAGCTTATTGATGCATTTAGGCTGCTCAAAGAAAGGGAGTTACTGATTTTTTTAGCCGTCATATTAACGATTAGTTTAACTCATCGTATGAATGATTCATTTTTAAGCTTGTATATCATTGAATTAGGCGGTGACGAATCTGTTATTGGTATAGCATGGTTCATCGGGGTGGTCACGGAGGCTGCGGTGTTTGCGTTAAGTGTTTATTGGCTTTATAAATGGCATCCGTTGACCCTCATTACAATCGCAGCAGCTATTTATATGATGAGATGGCTGTTAATGGCGATGGCTCCTGGGCCTGAATTCGTACTTGTTTTACAAGTCATGCATGGTCTTGCGTTTGGGACTTTTTATTTGACAGCTTTTCAATTTGTCTCAAAACTTGTGCCTGAGCATTTACAATCTACAGGCCACCTTTTATTTATTGCTGTATTTTTTGGTTTTTCTGGTGTCACAGGGTCACTATTTGGGGGCGCAATTATAAATGGCTTTGATGTGAGAACTGTTTACTACGTGATGGTCTGGATTGCAAGTATTGGCCTCGTCAGTGCATTAGGTTATCGTTATGTTTTTTTGAAAAAATCCCGTGAAATGAACGCATAAAACCGATGACCCTTTATACTGTCATCGGTTTTATCACGTTAACGCCTCTTCGTTTAAATTCTTAGCTATATTCGTTATAATGAGGGGAACAAATAGCTCAATACTTTAGATAGGGGTCACATACTATGAAGAAATGGGCAATGGCCATATTACTAATCGCTCTTATTATATTTATTATGATTAACTGGGAGTGGATCGTTCACCTTCAGCAAGAGGATTTGAGCTATTTTACAGAGGACGTCTTTGAGGAAGTGGGTTATGGGTTATTGTGGGTCACGATGCCACTTATGATTGTACAAAATGTGATTACACTGTTCCCTGTCCTTATTTTAATTATCATGCACTTTCATTTTTTTGGACTAATTGAAGGATTTTTATTTAGTTTAATTGGGACGACATTAGGGGCTCTCACCTGTTTTTGGCTTGCTAGATCATTTAGTTCCCGTTGGGTAGATCGCTTTTGGGGAAGAAATGAAAGGAGGTTAGCCTATGTGTTAAAGTTAATTGCCTCCTACGGTGTCTATATTTTAGTTGTGTTAAGAAGTATCCCTATTATGCCGAGCAATCTTATCTCAATTGCTGCGGCAGTGAGTCCTCTCGCTTTACGTCCTTATATATGGTCCTCATTTTTGGGGAATATGTCAATGATATGGTTATTAAGTTTATTGTCGGCTCCCCTTTGGATAGCTGAAAATGTGTTCATGCCTTATCTATTGAGCTATATTATTTTTGCCCTTACTGTGAGTGGCTATTATGCAGGCCGAGGAATACTTAAACAAGAATAATAAAGGAAAATGTTTATGTTATAGGCAGAGAATATCTATGAAAACGACTTTTAATGGTACGGAGCTCGTGACATTTGACGTGGAGGTGTAAGAATGGATGTGCAAGAGCTAACGATCACTGAATTCGTTTTTTTAATCATTTTCGTTGTCTTAAGTACAGTTGTGATTATCATCGTGGTTGGTGATCGATTAAAGCGTTATAAATTACTCAATCACATTTCCGAGCAGACGCTGTCCGAAACAGATTTTGCTAAATTCTCCCCTCAACTCATTTCCCAGCTTATTTATGGTAATGGAGTTTATACGAGGCATATCACAGCTGGATTACTAGATCTGGTCAGAAAACGTGTTATTACATTGGCTAAATCTGAAGAAGCTGGAAGCTATTATTTTTATGAAAAAGAACCTCAAAAACGAGGGAAACTCCCCCAGGAAGAAGACTACTTAATAGACTGGCTCCTTTATGACGTAGGGACGAGAGGCAGATTTTTTGTGGACGATCTACTCAACTATACGGAAAATAAGAAAAAACGAGAGCAGTTCCTTGAACGGTTGTATGAGTGGGAAGAGTTAATGCGGCATAAGTTAATAGAGGAAAAATTAATTGATACATTTCCTTTTTTAAAGCGTGTATTAACCGTTATCGCTATCTTCATGCTACTGATCGGAAGTGGACTTATTGTCTCCTCAGGCTTACTAAGTCTTTTATTTTTCATTAGTGGTGCTGTGACATTAATCATTATGCTGACATATTCCTCAATGACCCATTTAGGGCAGGTGGAATACAAAAAATGGGTCCCGTTTATTCAAAACATTAAAAGAAAGCCACCGTCAGAGTATCAAGATAATGAATCACTTACCGTGAGCTATGTCTATGCCATTGCATTTAACTTAAGTGACACGTATGTGAAGAAATTCCCCGTTAGGGAAGCTTCTCAAGTATCGTTGAAAAATAATCAATTTCCCCTTTATGTTGCCACCAGTGGTCCTGGTGCTGTGGCAGTGACGACTGAAGGGGTTGAATTGATCAACGACATGGAGATGTCCTTTGAGCAAATCATTTCACCTATGACGTATGACACGGTAGACGGTTCCGACGGGATTTCAGAGTAATGAGCGGCTAGTTTTTACTGATTTGGCAAAGCGATTCATCACCCAAGGGTGCAATAGCCCTTGGGTATATTTATATAAATACCAAGGAAGAGATGGCTGAAAATGTGTTAATGCTGTCCATATAGTTGTTTGCCCTGCATCATAAGCCACCACAAACCATAACCGTCCTGTGGCGTTAAGCGTATTTTTTTCTTTGTTTAAAAGGCCGCCTGTTAATTTCCATTCACTGATCTTCTGAGTCGTTAAGTCAGGCACTTTTTCTAAGTGTAAAAGTGGCGTAGATACACCTTTTAGGTGAAAGGTGGCACATTTTTCATCGAATGTAACAGTTAGAAGAGGCTTCACGAATGTGTTTAGCCAACGGAAGTACATATAAGCTATTGTGTGTGCATTTAATTGTTTGGTAGTTTTCCATCTTTGAACTGACGAAACACTGTTTTCTACTGTCTTGTTTCGTAAAGGATCCAATGTACTGTAGCGACAAAGAAGTGGCCTTTTAGATGTCGTGTTAAAAGGGGGTATTTCAGACTGTTTTTCAATTGAGATGGAGCGATCCCTTTCAATTGCTATAATTGTAAATAACTGAATGATTAAGGCGTGCAAATCATGAGATGAACCTTGCATCAAACGATCGGTGGTGGATAGCCGTTCTTGCAAGATAACCTGAGAATATGTATCAAAAAGCTGAGTGATATGGAAGGAAGTTAAAGGCAGGTTATGTGTCCCGTTCTTCATGCTTAATTTTATCTCTGTGGCGCAGTTATTTAGAGTGTTTGACTGTTCAGTGACAATGGCTGTGTGCTGCATATGCTTCATCCCCTCTCTGCTCACTATACCACGATATTCTTCTAGTGACCTAAAGAAAAAAGAATGATAGAAACGGATTTATCTTCTACCAATGTATGTGTGTACTTGCTTAGCTTGTTAAATACTATTTCCCCTAAATATGCTTTTACCGGTTTTCTCTTTCGCCTAAAAGATAAATGTAATGTTGACGACGACTACTTGAAGGGGTTCTTTTATTACAGATAACAGTCCGTAAAACGCCCGCCTCAAAATAGAGAGGAGGGCGACATCTATTTAGGCGACGGGAGATAACGGACGCTCATGTCTGATTCACGTAACTACTAAGCAATGGAAGAACGAAAACGCCCACTGATTGAGACTTGGTTTTATAACATTTTATTTACATATTTTTAACAACTTTTTGATAGTGGTTATAGGATATTGAGGAGCGTCTATCGAATTAAATAGGTAATCTTTGACCGAGAAAGGAGGTTTTGGTATTCGGTTATATTATTAGGGGAGTGGTGACGAATGAAAAAAGTAGTGGCTTTCTTTATGTTGATGTTGTTGTTATTTCCGACGGAAGCATTAGGAGGTAAATCTGGTACCCCTGGTAACCCTGGCGATTGGTATGTGAAAGATAATCCTGCAAATAGTGATCCAAGCAAGGCCCCACTTGTATTTGTGCATGGACTTAACAGTTCATCTTATGTTTGGTGGGAAGAAAACGATATGTATGATCTAGCATTAGAAAGAGGCTATGAAACCGCCTTTGTGGATTTATATCCAGTGAATAATATGTGGGATAACGGTTCGATGCTTGCTAGTATGCTAGGTGAAATTTATGAGTATTTTGGAGAGAAACCCCTCGTGTTAGTGACTCATAGTAAAGGTGGGGTTGATGCCCAATCAGCTCTGGTACATTACGGGGCTAATGAATATGTATCAAATGTTTTTACATTATCTTCACCGCATCATGGCTCTCAGTTAGCTGATTTAGCCTACAGCAATTGGGCAGGCTGGTTGGCTGAAATTATTGGCGGTAGAAATGACGGCACATATTCATTACAAACAGGTCAAATGGCTTATTATCGTAGTTTAACAGATTCCCACACTGACCACAGAAGGAATCCTATTTACACGCTAGCTGGGACGAGTTGGGGTGGTTTTGGCGGTGCACTTTATTGGGGAGGACTTTATTTAAGGCAATTCGGTCAAAATGATGGGGCTGTGACAGTGTCATCTTCTCGTTTAAATTATGCAACTGAAATTGCAGTAGGGGATTGGGATCACTTTCTTATAGCCAATGGCCGTGCTACATTTGATTTCTTTAAGCCATTTCTTTCGACAGATCATCAGGAGAATGAAGGGGCAACACCGAACATGGAGCTTGAGAAAGGAAGCGGAACGATTCTTCGGGGAGGCCCAGGAAAAGGGAATGTAAAAGAAGTGATTCCTGTAGAAGATGATGTTGAAGCAGTGACGTTCAGTTATTTATCAGATATGCCTTTAGATGACCTATTATTAATGAGCCCTAGTGGAAAGAGTTACTCATTTAATGACGTGACTGAAATGCATGGGGAGTTCTTTGGTGCTTGGCAGCATATAGCAAGTGTTGCAAATCCTGAAGCAGGAGAGTGGGTCTTGACGAATCGTCAGACAGGTACCAACCCTTATTTCTTAGCTGTACAAGTTGAAGGCGGTGTAGCTGACAAGCTACAAATGGAACTGCCTAAAAGGATAAAGGATCCATTAAAACCATCCATTCAAAGTACGGCTATTAATAAACAAACATTATCTTATGATATTCAAGTTTCGTATACGACTGCTGATAACCCTTCTGTATCATCTCGATTACAAACAGTTTCTTCAAAGAACGGTGAAATGAATCTGCCATTCAATCAGGAAGGGGCCTATACGTTGACGATCACTATTTCAGGAAAGACAACTAACCAAGCACCATTTGAACGAACGATTGTTAAAAATATATACATGGATAAAAAAGGTGACTTGTATTATAACTAAAGGTATTGGAAGGAAGCTGTCCTAGAAAGCTTGGGACAGCTTTACATATTGTTTAAAAGGGAAAGACATAAGTGCAAAAGAAAAGCTTCCTTTATCTGTGCGAGGAAAAAGTGATATCTTTGTTAAAGTGAATAAACTTGACGGTTCGATCAGTTTTCCTAATAATTAAAGAGGAATTAGCTGTTTTTATGTAGAAGAGGACAGTGGGGAAGTTAGATAAGGAGGTGATAGTGCCTATGAAAACATTTCAGCTTTGTTCGTTAACGATTTTGTTTGATGATGTTCCTGAATCTGGAGATGATATAAAAGGGCAAGAGATCCCGCTAGTAGAAGGGTTAATTATTAATAAAGAGGAAGCGGAAAAAAATTGGTTGTTAGAAGCTGTCCTGACGCCTGATTGGAAGGATTTTTTTACAGAATACTTAGTCAATGGGCAGTCTTTCATGACGGAAGTAACTATTACAAAGCGAACGAATGATCCAGCAACGCTCGTTTGTCATGTGCGTTCCGTCAATGAACTTGAGAAACATCTTAGTGTCCATTTAGAAGGCGTTCTTGTCGTTAAAAAAGAAGATTTATCAGATATTCTCATTAAAAACTTAATTGAAGAAGGGTACGAAGGAGAAGCACTTTATAAAGAATACCGGCAACGAAAAAAAGAGCGAGGTCGGGCGATTCAAGGTATTTTAAGTAGTGCTTATGAAGAGGTGAAGGAAAAAGGATATTACCGAATGGGGGCAGATAATGACACGCAAGATTAGGTGTAAGACCTGAAGAAGTAAAGGAGGAGCGATGACGTATTGAAAATAATAGATGCTCACATCCATTTATCGCATATCCATTCCTTTCACCAAACGGCTAAACCGTTTTCTCACCTGACCTATTCTTTCGAAGGATTAAAAAAAGACATGAAGGACAACCATGTGGTGGCAGCGGTAGGGATGGGGCTGCGAGAATTAGAAGGGGGCGAAGGGTTTCCCGATAAAGACGTGCCCACGCCGATGGGACTTGATATGCTTCAAGGTAAGGGAAAGGTTGTTTACTGTGCGGGCATAAATCCTTACCGTCTCGGTTATAGAGAATTAGATGCATTGGAAAAAGAACTGTTAAAACCAGAAGTGACTGGTATTAAAATTTATTTAGGTTATTACCCATTTTTTGCGTACGACCGTGTTTATGAGCCTGTGTATGATTTAGCAGCTAAATATCGGTTACCTATTGTTTTTCATACAGGCGATACATATTCAGAACGGGGCATTTTAAAATACGCGCACCCGTTGACAATTGATGAAGTGGCCGTTACTCACCGGCAAGTTACATTCGTTATGGCTCACTTTGGGGACCCTTGGATGCTCGATGCGGCGGAAGTCGTCTATAAGAATACCAATGTGTTTGCTGATTTATCGGGTCTTATTGTGGGAGATAGCCGTGAAGTATCGAGAGTTGCAGGGACCCCACATTTTTTTGATCATCTAAAACACGGTTTGGCTTTTTGTGATAATTATGAAAAGCTGATGTTTGGAACAGATTGGCCTCTTGTAGAGATGGCGCCTTATATCCGTTTTATTGAATCATACATCCCTTTTTCGAAACGTGAGCATGTTTTTTATAAAACGGCTTTGCAAGTATTTCCAAAAATCAGGACCGCTCTTCTTCTGCGCTGAGATCAGTTTCGGCTGACAAGCCGGTTGGCGTCCGGTCAATGTGGCAGGCTTGTAGCGCGATCTTCGGAACCGACGGTAAATAAGCTTTCAATTTGACGACTAACTTGATTTTTTAAATGAGCGTTCAAGTATTTAGCATTTAACACGTAGCCACGGGAGTAAATTTTGTATTCTGAAAATGTCCGATCGACGTTTGTTAGATGCACTTTAAGGCCGATTTTCTTCATATCTTTTTTCGTTTTATAAAATTGTAAGCTGAGCTTATGCAGAGATAGTTCTAATAGACGAATATACGGTTCCTTTAATTTTAAAGGGGCTTGGTCGAGACGTTCTAAGTCTTTCTCTAACACTTTACGAGCCATTTCAAACAAGATGTAAGATTCTGTAAGCTGTTCTTCTGTTTCAGTAAGTTTGGACATAAAGGGCGCCTCCTTTTCAATATAAAACAAGATTAACGAACGTACGTTCTGTTTT
The DNA window shown above is from Salipaludibacillus agaradhaerens and carries:
- a CDS encoding TVP38/TMEM64 family protein, encoding MKKWAMAILLIALIIFIMINWEWIVHLQQEDLSYFTEDVFEEVGYGLLWVTMPLMIVQNVITLFPVLILIIMHFHFFGLIEGFLFSLIGTTLGALTCFWLARSFSSRWVDRFWGRNERRLAYVLKLIASYGVYILVVLRSIPIMPSNLISIAAAVSPLALRPYIWSSFLGNMSMIWLLSLLSAPLWIAENVFMPYLLSYIIFALTVSGYYAGRGILKQE
- a CDS encoding YwpF-like family protein, translated to MKTFQLCSLTILFDDVPESGDDIKGQEIPLVEGLIINKEEAEKNWLLEAVLTPDWKDFFTEYLVNGQSFMTEVTITKRTNDPATLVCHVRSVNELEKHLSVHLEGVLVVKKEDLSDILIKNLIEEGYEGEALYKEYRQRKKERGRAIQGILSSAYEEVKEKGYYRMGADNDTQD
- a CDS encoding DUF2207 family protein, with the translated sequence MDVQELTITEFVFLIIFVVLSTVVIIIVVGDRLKRYKLLNHISEQTLSETDFAKFSPQLISQLIYGNGVYTRHITAGLLDLVRKRVITLAKSEEAGSYYFYEKEPQKRGKLPQEEDYLIDWLLYDVGTRGRFFVDDLLNYTENKKKREQFLERLYEWEELMRHKLIEEKLIDTFPFLKRVLTVIAIFMLLIGSGLIVSSGLLSLLFFISGAVTLIIMLTYSSMTHLGQVEYKKWVPFIQNIKRKPPSEYQDNESLTVSYVYAIAFNLSDTYVKKFPVREASQVSLKNNQFPLYVATSGPGAVAVTTEGVELINDMEMSFEQIISPMTYDTVDGSDGISE
- a CDS encoding esterase/lipase family protein → MKKVVAFFMLMLLLFPTEALGGKSGTPGNPGDWYVKDNPANSDPSKAPLVFVHGLNSSSYVWWEENDMYDLALERGYETAFVDLYPVNNMWDNGSMLASMLGEIYEYFGEKPLVLVTHSKGGVDAQSALVHYGANEYVSNVFTLSSPHHGSQLADLAYSNWAGWLAEIIGGRNDGTYSLQTGQMAYYRSLTDSHTDHRRNPIYTLAGTSWGGFGGALYWGGLYLRQFGQNDGAVTVSSSRLNYATEIAVGDWDHFLIANGRATFDFFKPFLSTDHQENEGATPNMELEKGSGTILRGGPGKGNVKEVIPVEDDVEAVTFSYLSDMPLDDLLLMSPSGKSYSFNDVTEMHGEFFGAWQHIASVANPEAGEWVLTNRQTGTNPYFLAVQVEGGVADKLQMELPKRIKDPLKPSIQSTAINKQTLSYDIQVSYTTADNPSVSSRLQTVSSKNGEMNLPFNQEGAYTLTITISGKTTNQAPFERTIVKNIYMDKKGDLYYN
- a CDS encoding MFS transporter yields the protein MASIWKLKGMLFFFHAAMTIIVSYLPVYFQSLGLNGSEIGILLAVGPAAAIVAQPFWGFMSDRRKTVKRILILCLSSAFFVGFVFFQLEEFFLLFPVMFVFFSFMSPAGGLGDSLSQKVSVQRGVSFGSIRMWGSLGFGSASLAGGYILSYIGIANIYYVFASFLLLAILLTCLAPDSEPTKRPAQLIDAFRLLKERELLIFLAVILTISLTHRMNDSFLSLYIIELGGDESVIGIAWFIGVVTEAAVFALSVYWLYKWHPLTLITIAAAIYMMRWLLMAMAPGPEFVLVLQVMHGLAFGTFYLTAFQFVSKLVPEHLQSTGHLLFIAVFFGFSGVTGSLFGGAIINGFDVRTVYYVMVWIASIGLVSALGYRYVFLKKSREMNA
- a CDS encoding amidohydrolase family protein yields the protein MKIIDAHIHLSHIHSFHQTAKPFSHLTYSFEGLKKDMKDNHVVAAVGMGLRELEGGEGFPDKDVPTPMGLDMLQGKGKVVYCAGINPYRLGYRELDALEKELLKPEVTGIKIYLGYYPFFAYDRVYEPVYDLAAKYRLPIVFHTGDTYSERGILKYAHPLTIDEVAVTHRQVTFVMAHFGDPWMLDAAEVVYKNTNVFADLSGLIVGDSREVSRVAGTPHFFDHLKHGLAFCDNYEKLMFGTDWPLVEMAPYIRFIESYIPFSKREHVFYKTALQVFPKIRTALLLR